The Spodoptera frugiperda mitochondrion, complete genome genome includes a window with the following:
- the ND4 gene encoding NADH dehydrogenase subunit 4 (TAA stop codon is completed by the addition of 3' A residues to the mRNA), with translation MMKFLMMMIFMIPLCFMKNMFWMVQMMLMLMMFMFMNLGVKLNLFCNLSYMMSCDIMSYGLILLSIWISILMIMASENLYKMDYYVNFFLFNVIFLLIMLYLTFSTLNMFMFYLFFEGSLIPTLLLIIGWGYQPERIQAGMYLLFYTLFVSLPLLIGIFYMNNEMNCMIIYFLKFFNLNNYLLYISMILAFLVKMPMYFVHLWLPKAHVEAPVSGSMILAGIMLKLGGYGLLRLMIFLQEINMKLNYIWIVISLVGGFYISLKCFCQIDIKSLIAYSSVAHMSIVISGIMIMNYWGFIGSYILMIGHGLCSSGMFCLANISYERLHSRSLYINKGMMNFMPSMSLWWFLLMSSNMAAPPSLNLMGEISLINSLMSWSWISMLMLMLISFFSAGYSLYLYSFIQHGNYYSGIYSYYTGVSREYLMLMLHWLPLNILVLKIDYSMIWF, from the coding sequence ATGATAAAATTTTTAATAATAATAATTTTTATAATTCCTTTATGTTTTATAAAAAATATATTTTGAATGGTTCAAATAATATTAATATTAATAATATTTATATTTATAAATTTAGGTGTAAAATTAAATTTATTTTGTAATTTAAGTTATATAATATCTTGTGATATTATATCTTATGGATTAATTTTATTAAGAATTTGAATTTCTATTTTAATAATTATAGCTAGTGAAAATTTATATAAAATAGATTATTATGTTAATTTTTTTTTATTTAATGTTATTTTTTTATTAATTATATTATATTTAACTTTTAGAACTCTTAATATGTTTATATTTTATCTTTTTTTTGAGGGTAGATTAATTCCTACTTTATTATTAATTATTGGTTGAGGTTATCAACCTGAACGTATTCAGGCAGGTATATATTTATTATTTTATACTTTATTTGTTTCTTTACCTTTATTAATTGGTATTTTTTATATAAATAATGAAATAAATTGTATAATTATTTATTTTTTAAAATTTTTTAATTTAAATAATTATTTATTGTATATTTCTATAATTTTAGCTTTTTTAGTAAAAATACCTATGTATTTTGTTCATTTATGATTACCAAAAGCTCATGTTGAAGCTCCAGTTTCTGGTTCTATAATTTTAGCTGGTATTATACTAAAATTGGGTGGTTATGGTTTATTACGTTTAATAATTTTTTTACAGGAAATTAATATAAAATTAAATTATATTTGAATTGTAATTAGATTAGTGGGAGGTTTTTATATTAGATTAAAATGTTTTTGTCAAATTGATATTAAATCTTTAATTGCTTATTCTTCTGTAGCTCATATAAGAATTGTAATTAGAGGTATTATAATTATAAATTATTGAGGATTTATTGGTTCTTATATTTTAATAATTGGTCATGGTTTATGTTCTTCTGGAATATTTTGTTTAGCTAATATTAGTTACGAACGTTTACATAGACGAAGTTTATATATTAATAAAGGTATAATAAATTTTATACCTTCAATAAGTTTATGATGATTTTTATTAATATCATCTAATATAGCAGCTCCTCCTAGATTAAATTTAATAGGTGAAATTAGATTAATTAATAGATTAATAAGATGATCTTGAATTTCTATATTAATATTAATGTTAATTTCTTTTTTTAGAGCAGGATATAGATTATATTTATATTCATTTATTCAACATGGAAATTATTATTCTGGTATTTATAGATATTATACTGGGGTATCTCGAGAATATTTAATATTAATATTACATTGATTACCTTTAAATATTTTAGTATTAAAAATTGATTATAGAATAATTTGATTTT